The Streptomyces capitiformicae genome contains the following window.
CACGGAGGGGACGATCGAGGACCGCATCGCGGACATGCTGGCGCGCAAGCGGGAGTTGGCCGAGGCCGTGCTCGGCTCCGGCGACGCGGCGCTCACCGAGCTGTCCGACGCCGAACTGGCCGATCTGGTGGAGTTGCGAGGGGGCGCACGATGACGGAACACCACGAGCACGACGAGGAACGCACATTCGCGGCACTGGCGCCCGTGCGCGGGCGGGGTTTCGCGCAGACGTGGTGGGGCCAGGCCTGGTTGAAGGCCCTGGAGGACGCCGCGCTGGACTCGGAGCAGGTGAAGGCGGGACGCCGGCTCGCGCGCGCGGGAGCCGTGGGCGGCGTGTCCGTGCGCCCCGGTCGGGTGACGGCGGTCGTCCAGGACCGCGACGGCACCGCCCATCGCGCCGACGTCCTGCTCCAGGAACTGTCCGAGGACCACTGGGACCGCTTCCTGGACATGGCCGTCGAACGTGCCGGTCACATCGCCGCCCTGCTCGACCGGGAAATGCCACCGCATCTGGTCGAGGACGCCGCGACGGCCGGAGTCGAGCTCCTGCCCGGGCTCGGCGATCTGGAGGCCGAGTGCGACTGCGGCGCCTGGGACCACTGCGGGCACACAGCGGCGCTCTGCTACCAGGTGGCGAGGCTGCTGGACCAGGATCCGTTCCTCCTGCTGCTGATGCGGGGGCGCGGCGAGCGCAAGCTCCTGGACGAGCTCCAGGTGCGCAGCATCGCCCCCGCGGCGGCAGAGCAGGGGGCGCCGGATGCCGTCCAGGACGGTTTGGACGCCGCCGAGGCGTACATGGCAGGCGACATCCTTCCGCCGCTCCCGGATCCGCCCCAGTTGCCCGCGGAGCCCGGTCTGCCGCCTTCCTTGGACACGGAGGTCCCGCCCGCGCCCGGAGTGGACCCGGTCGCGCTCGGCTTCCTGGCGGCGCGGACCGCCCGGGAGGCCCACCGAATGCTGGCCGAGGCCCTGAGTCCCGGTCACGAACAACAGGCCCTGGACGACGAGCTGACGCTCCACCAGGACGCGGTGCGCCTGGCCGCCGGTGATCCGGAACCAGGCGTCGCGGTACGGCTGGCCCGCGGGTCCGAGCGTGACCGAGAGGGACTGGCGCTCGCCGTCCGCGCCTGGCGGTACGGCGGTGTGGCGGGACTCGCCGTGCTCGACGAGGAGTGGCACGTACCGGCGGAGTCGCTCGCACGCGCGCGTGCCGCCCTGCATGCCGCCTGGGACGAGGACGAGCGGCCTCGGCTGCGCTCCACGTACAACCGCTGGACCGTGGTCGACGGCACGGCCCAGCTGCGGCTGGGCCGCGACGGCCGCTGGTGGCCCTATCGCAGGGAACGGGGCCGCTGGGCGCCGGCCGGCCCCGCGGCCCAGGATCCGGCGACGGCTCTGGCATCGGTCGGCGCCGACGCCTGAGTGCCGGTCAGGGCGAACCGCATGCCGTGCACGGGCGTGATCCATAGTTGCTCTCGCCCGGTGACCCCTCGTCCCCGATGGCCACCAGTACGACTGCCGCGACGGCGCCAGGGCGATGATCACGGCGAGCAGGATGAACAGGACGTTCCGGCGCCCGCCGGTAGCTGAGTCTCGGGGGGCGTGTGCATCCCCCGCCGGGGTCACCGCCGACGGTGTGCAGTCCGGCGGCCGAGGGGGCTGGGACGGTATCAGCTGCATGCCGTACGAGTAGAGGCCCCTACCGCATCGGCGGAAGGGGCCTCCCACGCGCGCGTGTCAGCCGCGTGCGCCCAGCAGGTGGTCCATCGCCAGCTGGTCGAGCTGCTCGAAGGCCATGCCGCGCGCGGCGGCGGCCTCGGCGTCGAAGTCCTCGAAGGCCGTACGGTCCGCGAGCAGCGCCTTCAGGCCGTCGGCGGCCGTCGGCTGGGCCAGCTGGTCCAGACGCGCGGCGCGCAGGGCCTCTTGGACCTCGGGGTCGGCGCGGAAGGCGGTAGCGCGCTCCTTCAGGATGAGGTAGTTGCGCATGCAGCCCGCGGCGGACGCCCACACACCGTCGAGGTCCTCGGTGCGCGGCGGCTTGAAGTCGAAGTGTTTCGGGCCCGCGTAGCCGGCGCTCTCCAGCAGGTCCACCAGCCAGAAGGCCGAGCGCAGGTCGCCCGCGCCGAAGCGGAGGTCCTGGTCGTACTTGATGCCGGACTGGCCGTTGAGGTCGATGTGGAAGAGCTTGCCCGCCCAGAGGGCCTGGGCGATGCCGTGCGGGAAGTTCAGTCCGGCCATCTGCTCATGGCCGACCTCCGGGTTGACGCCGTACAGCTCCGGGCGCTCCAGGCGCTCGATGAAGGCGAGGGCGTGGCCGACAG
Protein-coding sequences here:
- a CDS encoding SWIM zinc finger family protein, translated to MTEHHEHDEERTFAALAPVRGRGFAQTWWGQAWLKALEDAALDSEQVKAGRRLARAGAVGGVSVRPGRVTAVVQDRDGTAHRADVLLQELSEDHWDRFLDMAVERAGHIAALLDREMPPHLVEDAATAGVELLPGLGDLEAECDCGAWDHCGHTAALCYQVARLLDQDPFLLLLMRGRGERKLLDELQVRSIAPAAAEQGAPDAVQDGLDAAEAYMAGDILPPLPDPPQLPAEPGLPPSLDTEVPPAPGVDPVALGFLAARTAREAHRMLAEALSPGHEQQALDDELTLHQDAVRLAAGDPEPGVAVRLARGSERDREGLALAVRAWRYGGVAGLAVLDEEWHVPAESLARARAALHAAWDEDERPRLRSTYNRWTVVDGTAQLRLGRDGRWWPYRRERGRWAPAGPAAQDPATALASVGADA
- the xylA gene encoding xylose isomerase; the encoded protein is MNYQPTPEDRFTFGLWTVGWQGRDPFGDATRRALDPVETVQRLAELGAYGVTFHDDDLIPFGSSDSEREAHIKRFREALDSTGMTVPMATTNLFTHPVFKDGAFTANDRDVRRYALRKTIRNIDLAVELGAKIYVAWGGREGAESGAAKDVRVALDRMKEAFDLLGEYVTSQGYDLKFAIEPKPNEPRGDILLPTVGHALAFIERLERPELYGVNPEVGHEQMAGLNFPHGIAQALWAGKLFHIDLNGQSGIKYDQDLRFGAGDLRSAFWLVDLLESAGYAGPKHFDFKPPRTEDLDGVWASAAGCMRNYLILKERATAFRADPEVQEALRAARLDQLAQPTAADGLKALLADRTAFEDFDAEAAAARGMAFEQLDQLAMDHLLGARG